A portion of the Anthonomus grandis grandis chromosome 7, icAntGran1.3, whole genome shotgun sequence genome contains these proteins:
- the LOC126738526 gene encoding basic helix-loop-helix transcription factor scleraxis-like isoform X2: protein MEFIPFSDYNQISHQSLLSSKGSISHSNKRRKSRSEGQDSTPLKQRSQANARERDRTHSVNTAFSTLRTLIPTEPKDRKLSKIETLRLASSYISHLGTQLLAGPIDQPCLRLTQNFTSDEDNSNSNSTNRQVCTFCISRKKMPKLLPQEEYNQCQTYDCQQIILESPPDSLSPIMITTSADLTPIYR, encoded by the exons ATGGAATTTATCCCGTTTTCCGACTACAACCAGATTTCTCATCAAAGTTTGTTGTCCTCAAAAGGATCTATAAGCCATTCAAATAAGAGGAGGAAAAGTAGAAGTGAGGGTCAGGATAGCACTCCTCTGAAACAGAGGAGTCAGGCTAATGCAAGAGAAAGGGATAGAACGCACAG CGTAAACACAGCGTTCTCAACTCTAAGAACCCTCATACCCACCGAACCAAAAGACAGGAAATTGAGCAAAATAGAAACCTTAAGACTGGCATCCAGTTACATTTCACATCTTGGAACCCAACTTTTAGCTG GACCAATAGACCAACCATGCCTGCGCCTAACACAGAACTTCACCTCAGATGAGGACAACTCCAACTCAAACTCAACGAATAGGCAAGTGTGTACCTTTTGCATTTCCCGAAAAAAAATGCCt AAATTATTACCTCAAGAGGAATACAATCAGTGCCAAACTTACGACTGTCAACAAATCATTTTGGAGTCGCCGCCTGATTCTTTGTCGCCCATCATGATTACTACGTCAGCAGATTTGACTCCTATTTACCGCtag
- the LOC126738526 gene encoding basic helix-loop-helix transcription factor scleraxis-like isoform X1 — MEFIPFSDYNQISHQSLLSSKGSISHSNKRRKSRSEGQDSTPLKQRSQANARERDRTHSTYCFSVNTAFSTLRTLIPTEPKDRKLSKIETLRLASSYISHLGTQLLAGPIDQPCLRLTQNFTSDEDNSNSNSTNRQVCTFCISRKKMPKLLPQEEYNQCQTYDCQQIILESPPDSLSPIMITTSADLTPIYR; from the exons ATGGAATTTATCCCGTTTTCCGACTACAACCAGATTTCTCATCAAAGTTTGTTGTCCTCAAAAGGATCTATAAGCCATTCAAATAAGAGGAGGAAAAGTAGAAGTGAGGGTCAGGATAGCACTCCTCTGAAACAGAGGAGTCAGGCTAATGCAAGAGAAAGGGATAGAACGCACAG TACTTACTGTTTCAGCGTAAACACAGCGTTCTCAACTCTAAGAACCCTCATACCCACCGAACCAAAAGACAGGAAATTGAGCAAAATAGAAACCTTAAGACTGGCATCCAGTTACATTTCACATCTTGGAACCCAACTTTTAGCTG GACCAATAGACCAACCATGCCTGCGCCTAACACAGAACTTCACCTCAGATGAGGACAACTCCAACTCAAACTCAACGAATAGGCAAGTGTGTACCTTTTGCATTTCCCGAAAAAAAATGCCt AAATTATTACCTCAAGAGGAATACAATCAGTGCCAAACTTACGACTGTCAACAAATCATTTTGGAGTCGCCGCCTGATTCTTTGTCGCCCATCATGATTACTACGTCAGCAGATTTGACTCCTATTTACCGCtag